The following is a genomic window from Armatimonadota bacterium.
AGACCACCGCGACGCCCAGGAGCCACGCGATCCCCGCCCACAGCACCCCGACCAGCATACGACGCCCCGGCTCCCGTCCGCGGGCGAAATCGGCGCCCGCGACAGCGGCCACCAACGCCAAGGCGACCCCGGCCCACAGCGCGATGAGCAGACAGGCGTGGATAAGGCCGTCCGGCAGCCGATCGCCTACCGCGTCGGATGAACTCACCAGATTGAACGGCGCGACTATCGCGCAGTAGAGCCACAGCCCCGCAACAGCTATCCCGGCAACGCTGACGATCCGGCCGGTGACGCGGACGGTATCGCGCGTCGGCAGCAGAGCCGGGCCTTCGCCTCTCGACGGGCTGAGCTGCGATACGAATAAGAAGATGCTCTGAGTCGTCCGCGGCAATCCAGAAAGAGCGGCCAGACGCTTCAGCCAGTCCGGCGGTCCGGTGCGGGGCTCTTCCGAGCCGGTGCTCATTTCCATCCCCCCGGCAACGGTAGAAGCTACGACGTCATTTTGACAGCAGGTCCGCCGCCTCCTTCAGTCGCTCCGGGACGGGCAGACCGTACGGGCACTTCTCCTTGCACTTGCCGCAGTCCAGGCACTCATCCGCCGAGCGGTGCAGCGCCTCGAACCGCTCCTTCGCCAGATCGCGCAGCGCGTACAGCTTGTAGTATCGCTCCAGCCTGAAGATCTCGGACAGCGGCATCTCCGCCGAGCACACCGCGTCGCAGTACCCGCAATTGTGGCAGAATTGCTCGCCCAGAATCGCCAGCCGCTCGCGGATCTTCTCGATCTCAGAATTACCGAGCGCCTCGATCTCCTCACC
Proteins encoded in this region:
- a CDS encoding aldo/keto reductase, with translation PDIAIKALESGEFETVQVPFNVVKPEAAEKLFPFCLERGIGVICMKPIAGGALATPHEVQQWLEGKDLPTATAALRFVLSHEAVSVAIPGMDSTLEVDENAAVAAGEEIEALGNSEIEKIRERLAILGEQFCHNCGYCDAVCSAEMPLSEIFRLERYYKLYALRDLAKERFEALHRSADECLDCGKCKEKCPYGLPVPERLKEAADLLSK